The following DNA comes from Nicotiana tabacum cultivar K326 unplaced genomic scaffold, ASM71507v2 Un00001, whole genome shotgun sequence.
AGGTGTAAAGGGACTTAAATGTCCAacttaagattggaaaattatagttacttttaaggacaaacccacgaagaggccaacttaaggtgcaaaaggacttaaatgtccaccttaagattgggaAATTATAGTTCGtcttaaggacaaacccacgaagatgCCAACTttaggtgcaaagggacttaaatgtccaccttaagattgaaaaaaTAGAAAGCTTCAATTCGATGACTTCATGGACTTGACGACAATCACTTGAATATTTGGAAACTTTGAAGATATGTCGGACAttgcagacttcaacttgaagagtggtggactttaaaaattcaacttgaaaaattagcagacttgaagatttggagggctaaaacaattcaactttaacaacaacaataacccagtataatcccactagtgaggtctggggagggtagtgtgtacgcagaccttacccctaccttggggtagaaaggctgtttccaaatgaccctcggcatccttccctccaagaactccacaccttgctcttggggtaactcgaactcacaacctcttggttggaagtggagggtacttaccatcagagcaacccaccttgtcataaaaataattcaactttaagacCGGCGAaattgaagacttcaacttgaagaccgacagaCTTGGAAACTTCAAGTTAGAGACTtggagggcttaaatatttcaactcGAAGAGCGGCGAACTTGAAGAGCGGAGAAcatgaagacttcaacttgaagaccgacgaactTGAAGATTTCaatttggagacttcaacttggagggcttaaatatttcaacttggaGCGGCTAACTTGAAGAGCGGAGAACATGAAGACATAGTGAATCTATGAACTTCAAATACTTGGTAGCCTCCTAAAAGACTATAGTCATCCCATTGAATACACAGGTTTACCATGGAGGATTTCCCCCTATACGTTATATGAGATCCAAAGTTCAACAGAAGAATAATATTTCAGCCCGATTTTCAAGTGTTAGTTGAATGAATTACTTCCACTATAATTCATTTGGAAAACGATTGGGgaaatatgtatcttttgaactaaTGCAACTGAACTTGTAATAAAATtttaagctgcctacgtacctcggtgaagaggatcaagtcataccgtagttaaGAATGGGTGGATTTTTTTTATGatctaacttttgcctaggccgcctctttcgagctTTTTAACCTAGCggacatttttttttctttcctcctttttttattttttgggccATACACAGTTTAGACTTatgcgggccaggagtgtaggaacatgcagtttaggctcatgcgtcaaggagcgttGCAACTTGAATATTTTGCTTAAATTTGAAGAGTTTCatgacatgcagtttaggctcgtgcgtccAGGAGCATAGTAATTTGAGGATTTAGCTCAAATTTTAATAGCTTTGCAACTTGAAGTCTTTGCTCGACTTTGAAAAGCTTTCGATTTGGGTCTTTgcttgaatttgaagagctttgcaacttgaacACTTTGGTCGAATTTGAAGTGCTttaaaatttgaagattttgaTCGAATTTGAAGAGTTTTGCAACTTGAAcactttgctcgaatttgaagagctttacaaTTTAAAAACTTTGCTCcaatttgaagagctttgcaacttgaacactttgctcgaatttgaagagctttaaaATTTGAagactttgctcgaatttgaagagctttatgTCTTAAAGATTTAGTTCAAATTTAGGGAGATTCATGACATACAATGTAGGATCCTGTGCCAagatgtattataacttgcagtttaggcgcgtgcgttgaggagcattataacttgcagtttaggctcgtgcattaAGGATCATAGTGTGCATAGACTCTTCAGTTTCATTTTCGAATGAAAACTTGCCCCCATCCTCGCCTTCTTGTCCTTCTTCTTCGTCGTAAGGCTCAAAGATAGGTAGCCCTTGGTCGGTACTTATGGCCATATTTAGTTCCTTATCATGAGCACGAGTTGCTAGTTCTTCAAATGTTTTGAACTTTATGACTTGTAAAATATAGCGAAgaccccaatgcatgccttgaatGCACATTTTGATACCAGAAGTTTCACTAAGGCGATTTTTGCATTTGAGGCTTAAGCTCCTCCAGCGGTTGGTGAAGTCAATAACTAGCTCATCCTTTCGTTGACGAGCATTTGTAAGTTCGATCATGATTACGATGAGTCTTGTGCTATAGTAACGATTAAGAAACTCCTGCTCTAACTGCTCCCAACTATCGATGGATCCAGGTTCGAGAtctgtgtaccaattaaatgcatTACCTTTGAGAGATTGAACAAACTGTTTGACAAGATAATCACCGTACGTTCCAGCATTATTGCATGTTTCAACAACATGCGCTACATGTTCTTTCGGATTTCCCCTGCCGTCGAATTGTTGCAACTTAGGAGGTTGATAACCAGCATGCATCTTCAAGTTATCAATTCTTTGCGTATATGACTTTGCATATGTGAAAGATAATTTGGACGAAGACTCAGGCTTATCTTTGATAGCCTCTCTGATGAAGTCCTTCAATTTCTTAACGGGAATTAGACCTTCACCGGTGACTTGGATCTCTTTAGTTGTCGTTGCTTTCTTTTTGGAGGAGTCCCATTTCTCTTGTAACCTTTGAAGATTTAAAGGTGTTCGTATGGATTCTACTTCTACTATGCTATCCAACTTATTTGTTAACTTGTAAAGTTTAGCATCTTGATCTTGCACGCGCTTTGACAAGCCTTCAACTGCTTTCATCAAATTTTCAAGTTGTTCTTCTACGGTAGAAGTTTCAATAGCCATTGCTTGCATGATCGTCGTAtaggatgaagaatgatatagatCATTATTGGGATAAAACTCAGAGGTCGCATTATTGGAGACTAGAGTAGATCCAGCGCTCAAGTCATCATCATCAGTTTGTATGAAAGGTTTCTTCGAATTAGATAAGCTAAGTTGGGCAAGAACGTTTTTTATCCTTTTGGAAATGTCGTTCCCTTTTTGGGTCGTACTTGTAGACGATCTTgatccttttgaggatgaaggtCCGAAAATAAGGGTTGATGCGGATGACACTTGGAGTGCTTGTTGTTCTAAAGATCTTACTTTGCTCCTTGTAACTGGcccaaagcttccaaaggtaacattgAGGATGCTTTTcacatcagcatagaacttgGAATTAGCAGCCTGAGTGGAAGTTGGtcgggagttgattttctttgaagccattttgatgttcttgaactttggtgattgaaaagttaagatgagaggtagagattgtcccactgggcgtgccagaatttgtaggcAATAAATTGCgtcgaaaaaataaaatcaagaccgaaaaatattgcaacaatcgtagtattttatttcaaatatttgagtgttacaatctctatggttcctctgattctacttttccaatataaatttaagggcctttgagtttgatattgaattgttctttgttcttgagtttgaacttgatttgttcttcgttcttgagcttgaacttggacttgattgcttgaagcttgaaacttgtggaggaatttgcagcgtttgatccacgagctctttcttgcttcttgttatcacttctggtctcttttctgagttatgatgacccctatttatagttgtgggagggaatagttatgataagaacaaactctttccgaccaatcaaattgaagtgtgacaatgccgcatttgattggctagAAAATGTCACTTGCACACATGGCGTGATTTCATTAGCCTTTTAATGTGAGTTGGCATGCTTTGTCATTTTGACTTGTGGCATGATCTtattggctcttccgcttgacttggcgtgccatgtcatatggcaccaaactgggcctctaggaagatgacatcttgggcttaatgaagttggctcatcactttagcccaattaaatgggctagcccaatggattaagacttatttatttaattcatatatattggacttgagtaattaatccaattatattagcctataatatttatttgaattaatatatttaatatatagtccaaattattttattggatttaaatcAAATAAAATGTAAATGCTTACAGTCActcaactatcccaaattatctcctaaagtcatttttctttctgtttttataacaaagtcacttaactatgccTACCACACAGAAGGTCACTAAACTAGATTTTCCAAAATTTTggattgccaaatacctattttaccctctaaattataaatatttatcttctttttatttatttttaaatttttaatattattattttttcctttttaatttatattatggacttacctatataataaataaattttatttataaattaaaaaaataaaaagtatgtAAGCATATAAAATActggaataacaaaataatgaacatagtaaaaaaattaattagaataatttgttcgtaataattttagtattaacaaaAACAATTATTTACACAATTGAGAATGTAagaaattaatggttgcaaaatacatattccatgcacgtaatataataattatttaaaacgGAATTTTAATAatacacattattattattattattgaaaattatgctcaattatattattattccgTTATTATATGAGCTGAAAACTAAtttattattttctattttataaataaaatatatttattctataggtaagtccacaatgtagattaaaaagagaaaaaaattataaaatttaaaaagttaaattatttttaataatttagagggtaaaataggcaTTTGACAAtcaaaaatttggaaaatctagttgagtgaccttctgagtgttatatgcatagttaagtgactttgttgttacaaacgaatGAAAAGTGACTTTAGCagataatttgggatagttgaTTGACCATTTGAATAATGGACTTGTATAATACATTGTAATCCATATGTTACTATTGGTTCATTTTGCATTGTTATTTGCTTTAAATCTAAGCCCTTGTTATATTTTCCATGGAAACAAGGCCGTTTTAGGTCTAACTCTCCTCCATGTGCCCCCTCCCCcctctgtaatgacccaaccggtccccaaaaagaagagttctaaCCCTTTACTTGGGGCTAGCCTAAAATATATAACTTTATATCTGATATATAGAGGGACGTTTCTTCAAATTTAATGTTGCTTTTCAATTTGATAGGGGTATAAATCTTACATTGCCAACTTATTAAGATGACATATAGCTTTCAATGATTCTAATAAGAATATTACAAAAACGGAGATAGATAATTCTAAGAAACTAATAAAATAATTAGATAAGCATAACCTGCATGTTCTTTCCAATTTTCCCCGCAAGTAGGCATTTGCCATATTAATTGgtatctttacacaaatagtcgttagatttactgtttattttttctagttggtatacatagattatatatagattatacatgATTCGACACATATTATACAAGGATTATACATGTAATATACTTTAGtcagctatttttagtttaagtaatTGCGGGTGAGagactatttaggttaattcttctttaCCAAAAAAAGTATTCCAGCATCagttaaaaataatttagttaCAAACTTATATTCTGTAAGGCCCTAGAAATCTGACTGATAACGAAATTGTTTATAGGACTTATTATTGTGACATGGATATATCAAGAAACCACAAATAGTATAATTTCAAAGGTTGTTAAGGTTTTTTTAATGTAGTACTTGCCAATAGAAAAGAaagctatttttttaaaatgcagTCATCCACACCGAACACTTGCTTTTGGTAAAAAGGGAATATATGAAAATATATTGGTTATTTTTATAGTATTCGCAGGTTTAAACAACAAAATATTTAAGTTCTATTTACATTTTGTATCATctcaattttatttgataataTTGGTATTGGAGTTACCTTACACGCATGTGATCGACTATTCCAATTTTTGGACTGTATGAATATACTGTTTATTTAAGTGTGAATATTGACAtgattttgtattttcttatcaATACGTGTTTGAAGCATCTAAATCTTAAAAATCATAATAAGCTTTTAGTGATCACGGTGGATCTGGGTCCTATATTAGAGTCAATAGATAATTAAACAGACTATAATGTATTTAGTAGAAtgggaaaagaaaggaaagaaatttACCCACCGAGTTTTGAACGTTACTGGTTTTACGAGGATTCCTCCATTAtcaaaaaaagataaaagaagacGAAATATAGTACTTGCTTCCCTGAAACTATATTTCTAATTATGCCTATATGTAAGAGGAAAAAGCTTGATTATATATCCATATATTGGTGCTTGTACCAAATTGCATCCATTTATATGGTTAAGTAATAAATTGAggtgattatatatatatatatatatatatatatatatatatattaattaactaTGTTTACATGATTAAATTGTATGTAAATGATAACTGCCATGTAACCTTCAGTGATTTGATGTAAACATTGAAACATGTCATAATCTTGCGAGATAGCTGGAATATTATCAAAAGtaggaaaataacaaaaaaagaatGTAAAGAAAAGCAATGGTAAATTGAACTAGGAATATTGAAACATGTCCTAATCTTCCGCGACAACTCGAATATtaccaaaaattaaaaatacctaaaaagagaatataaataaaaatatgtcataATCTTTAGCGACAACTCGAAAATTAGcgaaaattcgaaattaaaaaaggtaatataaataaaaataatggtaAACTAAACTAGGTTACTTATTCATCCATTTCCAAATTAAGAGATGTTATTAAGAGAGTATCAAATATTAATAATCTTATGTAGCAAATCATCACAGGTCTGGGCCTAGGCTGAAAATTGACTTGACCATTATAATATTGTAGAGGTAAATTTTGAAAATCTTTTGAAAAATGGAGAGTACAGTCACCACTATGATTAAGTATCTAAATTTACTTGCTTCATAACATGTGAACACTACAAAAATAAACTGGATTCATCTATATAAACTACCAACACTGAaaaacaaaagatattggaaaaACTCCATAAATACTAGGCTTCTACATTACAAAGTTCATATCACATAGTAACTCTTAGTAATAAATACTAGTTATATCATAATTATCTTTGAGAATGAGTACTAGACTGATTAAGGGTCGCAAAAGTATTTGTCTCGCGAAGATAGAAAATAAGAATAATCGACAAGTGTCTTTCTCAAAACGCCGAAATGGTATCTTCAAGAAAGCAAACGAGTTTGCCGTTATGACGGGTGTTGAAGTTGGCATCATCGTGTTTCCACCTGGTAATTACAAGCCTAGATACATTTTTTGGTCATCTATATATACATGATATACCATCAACAAATATAACTTTTTAAGCATAACTGTGCATTAAACATGCAAATCCAAGATCTTGAACATAATAATTAATCTCATGTAACTTTAAAGCATCATAAAAAAATACCTGGCATGGGAGATGTTATAATGGTAGATTAACTGATTTCTCTCCTTTTGCCCTATTTTATATTACTGATTTTCTCTCCTCTTTCTCTATAGATAACAAGCCTTACTCTTTTGGTCATCCAAATGTAAATGAAACCATCAACAAATATGTTTGCGAAGAAAGGCCTCCATCACCATCGTCATCAGGCATTGATGACAAGTATGTCCAGATGTTCCGAAAAGCCAATTCTATAACACTTATCACACAACTTAATACTCTGCAAGATCAGTTGGATTTTGCGTTCAACTTGAAAAGCAAACTCAAGGAAAAGAATAAGAATTTGGAGAGCCAACAAGAGTGGTTCAGGGGTCCTATAGAAAAGTTGAACAATACGGAGGCTTCAATGTTGAAAGAGGGATTGGAAGATTTGCTCTTGAAGTTGAAGAACTATGGCACTGAGCGTGGTTATGGTTACGAAAATGGAAAGTGGAAGGCTGAATAAAAGCTACTGCTagtttttttaaataatagtttgtgttatttatttttaaaggtgCACAAGCATAAAAGTTATCGTCGTGTGACTAGGATGTCACAGGTATAAACTACAGAAATAACATTTTGCAGAAATGCAAAGTAAAGCTATCTACAACAGACCAACATGGTCATGGTTTGCCTCTTCCCCGGCCGTATCCTGCACATAGCAGGAGTTTAGTGTAGGGGTTGTTCTAGTTAATCATTTTTTTTGGGATTGAGGTATTATGTGCTGTTTTAGTGAAATCTACTAATCAAAAAGATGACTATGATGGAATATAAGTAGAGTTATAACAATGATATTTTagtttcaaataattcaaaaaataaaaataaaaataatataatgctattttttaaaaacctaatgctacATGACAGATCACATATACTTATTATATTACAAATAATCAGAATAGAGTCTTCAAAATAATATCTAAGCTATAGAGATAACCAAAAAATTCTAAAATCAAAAACTAACTTGAAAAGaataaattaaagaatataaaaaaaatttgaaagaaattaagcaaaaagaaggaaaatataaaCGTGGAAGGAAAATAAGAATTAGAGGCCAAAACTTTTTGTGCTTTGCATTTTGTAGACAAAGGTCTAAAGTGTATTTTTTAATTCGTAAACgataaagagaaaaatattgtGAAATTAAGAtaaacaattaaaaaatataCTTTAGACCTTTGTCTGCATATTGAGCGTCATCGATGCATATCGATCAACGCCAAGGGTGAGGTAGACAGACTTCCTTGATGAAGGTCAACACTTCTTCTTTTGAGGTCAAAGACTTCCATCGGATGGTCCGAGTTACTCGATCATCACCTGCCCATAACATCATATCATCAACTTCCGTTAACCTAATTcttgatgtaacgacccaaccggtcattttgagctctagagtGTCGGCCGGCAATTTGAGCCTTgagtaacttcacttcaggtattatgacttgtatgtgtggtgggaattgaatttcggaagttcgaagttgattctgatggaaaattctaaattcgaaagctttaagttggaagagttgactaaggtttgaattttgcgtaaaagacctcggaatcaggatttgaaggttccaataggttcgtatgatgatttcggacgtgggcgtatgtttgggttgagtatcTGATCGCCgtggagcatttcagcgcttattatggaaagttaacattttaaaagtttaagaatttcttaagtttaacttgaagtggactttggtgttatcgatgtccgtttgagttTTCgatccttggaataggtttgtattgtgattaatgacttgtgcataaagtttggcgtcatttcgGAAAGTTTAAGTCTGATTCGGACCCGTTCagcgaagtttgaatttttgagagtttaaagaaaggtttcgatcgttAATTCGTAATTTTGATATCTTCTTGACGtggtttgaggcttcgactaagtctgtatcatgttttgggatgtgttggtatgcttggacggggtcccggggacctcgaaTGTGAATCGGATTGGAAACAGATCGAGTTTGGGCTTGGAAGAATTGCTGAGGCAGCTAtgatctggtgcaatcgcacctgcgtggaaagagccgcaggtgcgagaccgcagaagcggccctggtatcgcagaagcggccctggtatcgcagaagcggttgggtTTGAGGTTGGTTAGATTCGCAGGTGCGAGGACTTTACCGCACTTGTGGATGTGCAGATGCGGGCGGAGGAGCGCATAAGCAGAAGTGTTCTGGGGCTGGAAGATCGCAGGTGCAGATGTTGTAGCACACCTGCGGAGCCGCAAGTGCGGTCATGGGCGCACAGGTGCGGAAGGCTGCTCGAGCTAGGGAGTTCGCAGATACGGgtggtttccgcagaagcggatgcgcaTATGCAATTGTGGGCCCGTAGAAGCGGAAAGCTGGCATCTTGGGGGAAAGCCGCATCTGCGAGATAGCTTCCGCAAAACGGAGCCACAAAAGCGCAAGGAGTTCCGCAGATACGGAAAATCGACTGGGCAGAATATATGTGCTAGCCAATGCGGGAtttgctcatttcatctcatttttctctCTTGGAACCgactttggggcgattttggagagctattTCATCCACCTCTTGGGGGTAAATGTTTCTAAACcacttttgattatatttcataaacacatatggaattttaacatgaaaattagtacaaaTTGCgggattttgaaagaaacctaggatttggtattttcgattttttaccacgaaattggacatggaattgagaataaattatatatttgagttcttaatGTTATGtgtaatgattatcttcgaaaattttcgaaatccagACACGTGGGTCCTAGAGTTGACTTTCTTGACCTTTCGAGCagagttgagaattgttataaattgattaattatgggtaatagagtttatatttatgattttgcatattttttgactagttttggagagacgagcatcagtttgaggtgtttgagaggtgttggagccggttatgaaacttcggagcgagttaagtctcctgtctaactttgtgagggaaaaattacccctaggtgatatatttgatatgtgctacttgttgtgggggctacgtacgcacgaggtgatgggAGTCCGTACGTAGATTCACACCATGCTATAAGTGTACTGTATGAGTTGtcccttgcctattaaattcctttatttcatATTAAGACTTGAGATTAGACTTGCATAGAGTGATAGACTTACTATTATAGAGATTTGATGGGCTTCATGATTAGTCGcaaaataattgtactcctcttacgaatttcaaCCGCGCTATGCGCTTTCATCGAAATATTttccttaaagttcataactcgcACGTTTATTCATgaatggggtcaaggacccgttaaagcctcttattctaatgggatagGGCTATTCACCTCGACAGTATAATacatacatctatggttcgtgtcgttcgacactcggcagtgcacacattatgatgggatcgg
Coding sequences within:
- the LOC107770312 gene encoding agamous-like MADS-box protein AGL61 — protein: MTGVEVGIIVFPPDNKPYSFGHPNVNETINKYVCEERPPSPSSSGIDDKYVQMFRKANSITLITQLNTLQDQLDFAFNLKSKLKEKNKNLESQQEWFRGPIEKLNNTEASMLKEGLEDLLLKLKNYGTERGYGYENGKWKAE